A single region of the Dissulfuribacter thermophilus genome encodes:
- a CDS encoding YebC/PmpR family DNA-binding transcriptional regulator yields MAGHSKWSQIKHKKSAQDAKRGKLFTKLIREIMVAARIGGGDPAGNPRLRAAIDAAKSANMPKDNIERAIKKGTGELEGVSYEEVTYEGYGPGGVAVLVEAMTDNRQRTVADVRHIFAKRGGNLGEPGSVAWMFEKKGVIIVEKEEIEEDKLMDIALEAGAEDLVDQGDTWEVHTDPQVYEAVKNAIEEAGISISQAKLDMVPQNLVEVTDPQVAEKILKLMDALEDNDDVQNVYANFDIPDEVLEKMK; encoded by the coding sequence ATGGCAGGACATTCTAAGTGGAGTCAGATTAAACACAAAAAGAGTGCCCAAGATGCAAAGAGGGGCAAGCTATTCACTAAGCTCATCAGAGAAATAATGGTTGCAGCAAGGATTGGCGGTGGAGATCCGGCAGGTAATCCCAGGCTTAGAGCGGCTATAGATGCTGCAAAAAGCGCCAATATGCCTAAAGACAATATTGAGCGCGCTATAAAAAAGGGGACTGGCGAGCTTGAAGGAGTCTCCTATGAAGAGGTGACCTACGAAGGATACGGACCTGGTGGCGTTGCAGTTTTGGTGGAGGCCATGACTGACAACAGACAGAGGACTGTTGCAGATGTCCGTCACATATTTGCCAAAAGAGGCGGGAACCTTGGAGAACCAGGTAGTGTTGCCTGGATGTTTGAGAAAAAGGGCGTGATTATTGTGGAAAAGGAAGAGATCGAAGAAGATAAATTGATGGATATCGCCTTGGAGGCAGGGGCAGAAGATCTGGTAGATCAGGGAGATACATGGGAGGTACACACTGATCCTCAAGTGTATGAGGCAGTAAAAAATGCTATAGAAGAGGCAGGTATTTCCATTAGCCAGGCAAAACTCGATATGGTGCCTCAAAACCTCGTAGAGGTTACAGACCCTCAAGTGGCAGAAAAGATTCTCAAGCTCATGGATGCACTTGAAGACAATGATGATGTACAAAACGTCTATGCAAATTTCGACATCCCTGATGAAGTGCTTGAGAAGATGAAATAA
- the ruvC gene encoding crossover junction endodeoxyribonuclease RuvC, with protein MNNNNSRNSVLGIDPGTNATGFGIVEMCGNGLKAKLFGVIRSRPNTSLADRLLRIFSELTSIIQAERPSFCAIETVFNAKNPRSSLVLGHARGVSMLAARNQGLDLFEYSPLEVKKAVVGYGRAQKCQVQDMVRVILGIRERVPQDAADALAVAICHLNSCNYSAF; from the coding sequence ATGAACAACAATAACAGTCGAAATTCTGTATTAGGAATCGATCCTGGCACAAATGCCACAGGTTTTGGCATTGTTGAGATGTGTGGTAATGGCCTAAAGGCCAAATTGTTTGGTGTTATCAGATCCAGGCCGAACACCTCCTTGGCTGATAGACTTTTGAGGATATTTAGTGAACTTACTAGTATTATTCAGGCAGAAAGACCGTCTTTTTGTGCAATTGAGACAGTTTTTAATGCGAAAAATCCTAGATCGAGTCTGGTTCTTGGTCATGCTAGGGGTGTGAGTATGCTGGCGGCCAGAAATCAAGGCCTAGATCTTTTTGAATATTCCCCATTGGAGGTGAAAAAGGCAGTGGTAGGATACGGTAGGGCTCAGAAATGCCAGGTACAGGACATGGTAAGGGTAATATTAGGGATTAGAGAAAGGGTCCCTCAGGATGCGGCAGATGCCCTTGCTGTAGCAATATGTCATTTGAATAGTTGTAATTACTCAGCCTTTTAA
- the ruvA gene encoding Holliday junction branch migration protein RuvA, with product MIGLLRGTIEEKFHDTVLINCNGVGYEVVVPDSYLSKLPRLGEEITLYTHLSWKEDGVTLYGFLNREDREMFRMLIQVSGVGPKMALNCLSVLGPLDLLRALSSGDTKKLQVISGVGKKTAARLCVDLKEKAKKMLSIRGLDDSISSQTDNAKVDAEDGNTWHEAYSALINLGYKPGEIRKALSRVSQELGKGQGPTEISEVIKSALRYLARPG from the coding sequence ATGATAGGTCTTTTAAGAGGTACGATAGAAGAAAAATTTCATGATACTGTCCTCATAAACTGTAATGGTGTGGGTTACGAGGTAGTAGTCCCTGATTCATATCTTTCAAAACTTCCTCGACTCGGAGAAGAGATTACACTCTATACGCACCTTTCCTGGAAAGAGGACGGAGTAACCCTATACGGTTTTTTAAACAGAGAAGACCGTGAGATGTTTAGAATGCTCATCCAGGTCTCAGGAGTGGGACCCAAAATGGCCTTAAACTGCCTTTCTGTTCTTGGTCCACTAGATCTATTGAGGGCCTTGAGCTCTGGAGATACAAAGAAACTGCAGGTGATTAGCGGTGTGGGGAAAAAGACCGCGGCAAGGCTTTGCGTGGACTTGAAAGAGAAGGCCAAAAAGATGCTCTCTATAAGGGGGCTTGATGATTCAATCTCTTCTCAAACAGACAATGCCAAGGTGGATGCAGAGGATGGCAACACATGGCATGAGGCCTATTCTGCCCTAATAAACCTGGGATACAAACCAGGAGAGATTAGGAAGGCCTTGAGCAGGGTGAGTCAAGAGTTGGGCAAGGGGCAAGGGCCTACTGAGATAAGCGAGGTTATAAAGTCCGCCTTAAGGTACCTGGCAAGACCTGGATGA
- a CDS encoding DHA2 family efflux MFS transporter permease subunit translates to MTISPLYRTFLTIIVMTGSFMAILDTTVVDVIVPKMMGPLSTDLYGVQWVITSYMIAAAVGLLLTHNLGRVIGLKWLFLTGLFVFTISSAFCGMAGSLPEMITSRVTQGLGEAFIMASAQTILFAIYPPEKHGLAMGIYAMGVSFAPSIGPTVGGWITEHLSWRWVFYINLPVGILNFVAGLFYLPMISKHRERLKFNFLSYGLLGAFTVLILVVLSKGQQLGWTQSTKIVVMALAALICLLLYLVSEINSKNPLIDFSIFKVKEYALSMGFYFLIMGLSIYQVFYLLPLYYENLKGLSTFDTGVHMLAFAIFIAILSPVAGILSDRFGPSKVVTVSTIMYLYTTFFLIPSLNFYTPSVKAALITIPLGIALGSFFAPVSAMALGPLGSKTDLGVSLMHYLRFLGGSIGTAVATNTLEMRQAIHFEGIGAMQNLEIGKEFISNVSGLLGQFMSPDLAYIRARGLLTWAQGIHALSHGFKDTFRESFVFGAIGSIFLILLILMRTQRK, encoded by the coding sequence ATGACCATTTCTCCACTCTACAGAACATTTTTGACCATCATTGTCATGACTGGCTCATTCATGGCCATTCTCGATACCACGGTAGTGGACGTAATCGTACCAAAGATGATGGGCCCGCTGTCTACTGACTTGTATGGAGTCCAATGGGTCATAACATCCTATATGATCGCCGCTGCAGTAGGACTCCTTCTAACTCATAACTTGGGAAGGGTTATTGGCCTTAAGTGGTTATTTTTGACCGGGCTATTTGTCTTCACCATCTCCAGCGCTTTTTGCGGTATGGCGGGTAGCCTTCCTGAGATGATAACGTCGAGAGTAACTCAGGGACTTGGCGAGGCATTTATCATGGCCAGTGCCCAGACTATCCTTTTTGCCATCTATCCACCGGAAAAACACGGACTCGCCATGGGCATCTATGCCATGGGTGTCAGCTTTGCCCCATCAATCGGGCCTACTGTTGGAGGCTGGATTACGGAACACCTCAGTTGGAGATGGGTTTTTTACATAAATTTGCCTGTGGGCATCCTCAATTTCGTGGCAGGGCTCTTTTACCTCCCAATGATTTCAAAACACAGGGAGAGGCTTAAATTCAATTTTTTGAGTTATGGCCTCCTAGGGGCATTTACAGTCCTTATCCTCGTAGTGTTGTCAAAAGGACAACAACTCGGCTGGACGCAGTCCACAAAGATAGTAGTCATGGCGCTGGCAGCATTGATATGTCTTTTGCTTTACCTTGTATCAGAAATCAACTCCAAGAATCCATTAATAGACTTTTCCATTTTCAAGGTAAAGGAATATGCCCTTTCAATGGGATTCTACTTTTTGATAATGGGGCTTTCTATCTACCAGGTCTTTTATCTTCTCCCCCTCTATTACGAGAACCTCAAGGGGCTTTCCACCTTTGATACTGGGGTGCACATGCTGGCCTTCGCCATATTCATAGCCATACTGTCCCCTGTGGCAGGTATCCTGAGTGACCGATTTGGCCCGTCTAAAGTAGTTACTGTAAGTACAATCATGTACCTCTATACTACTTTTTTCCTCATCCCAAGCCTCAATTTTTATACCCCATCTGTAAAGGCCGCTCTCATAACGATCCCATTGGGAATAGCACTCGGTTCATTCTTCGCCCCGGTTTCTGCAATGGCCCTAGGCCCTCTTGGCTCCAAAACAGACTTGGGGGTGAGTCTCATGCACTATTTGAGGTTTCTTGGTGGTTCTATTGGCACTGCCGTTGCCACAAATACCCTCGAAATGAGGCAGGCAATCCATTTTGAAGGCATTGGAGCAATGCAGAACCTGGAGATAGGCAAGGAGTTTATCTCCAACGTATCTGGTCTTCTCGGTCAATTTATGTCACCAGACCTTGCCTACATCAGGGCAAGAGGCCTACTTACATGGGCCCAAGGGATACATGCACTGAGTCATGGATTTAAAGATACGTTCAGAGAGTCCTTTGTCTTTGGAGCAATAGGGAGTATCTTCCTGATTTTATTGATATTGATGCGCACCCAAAGAAAATAG
- a CDS encoding HlyD family secretion protein, protein MGKRVATFILIIGVLCLVTFTIIFVVHRMHYAVTDAVFVRTDSLINLGFDHVSGRIIELSKKEGDTVKKGEVIARLDDRNFKNRLDALKAKLRAEQKKKEELGLRLLRVEKELELNQRIARQSVDELTKKKASLEERAKALEVVIEDLKRDNERYSNLFKKGVVPKKTLESITTKLKAQKRKYLSTLKEIDAIKASIKKAEENLDLAKVKRAKTKELQKAFEAVEESISAIKAEIKIAQKDLNECTLRSTIDGRVAKRYVSEGDVVLPGRTIYSLVDPKDVYILVLLEEGKIHGVKPGSPATIHIDAYPDETFKGVVESVLPASSATFALIPRDVSAGEFTKVAQRIPIRIKITEGKLHLLKVGLGGEVEIKRL, encoded by the coding sequence ATGGGAAAACGTGTTGCCACATTTATACTAATAATAGGTGTGTTGTGTCTGGTAACATTCACCATAATTTTCGTGGTCCACAGGATGCATTATGCCGTAACCGACGCAGTATTTGTCAGGACGGATAGCCTCATCAACCTTGGATTCGATCACGTATCTGGACGAATTATTGAGCTTAGTAAAAAAGAGGGAGATACCGTTAAAAAAGGTGAGGTAATTGCGAGACTCGATGACAGAAATTTTAAAAATCGACTGGATGCATTAAAGGCCAAACTCAGGGCCGAGCAAAAGAAAAAAGAGGAACTAGGACTCCGCCTGTTACGTGTAGAAAAGGAGCTGGAACTGAACCAACGTATTGCAAGGCAGTCAGTGGATGAATTGACCAAGAAAAAGGCCTCATTAGAAGAGCGTGCAAAGGCATTGGAGGTCGTCATCGAAGACCTAAAACGTGATAACGAACGCTACAGCAATCTATTTAAAAAAGGAGTAGTTCCTAAAAAAACACTAGAATCAATCACTACTAAGCTCAAAGCCCAAAAAAGGAAGTACCTTTCCACCTTAAAAGAAATTGATGCAATTAAGGCATCAATAAAAAAGGCTGAGGAGAATCTCGATCTCGCAAAAGTAAAAAGGGCTAAGACAAAAGAACTCCAAAAGGCCTTTGAAGCAGTTGAAGAGTCCATATCAGCCATAAAGGCTGAAATAAAAATCGCCCAAAAGGACCTCAATGAATGCACCTTAAGGAGCACCATTGATGGTAGGGTGGCCAAAAGATATGTGTCAGAAGGGGATGTGGTGCTTCCCGGCAGAACAATATACAGTCTAGTTGACCCAAAAGATGTGTATATCCTCGTCCTCCTCGAGGAGGGGAAAATCCATGGTGTAAAACCAGGCTCCCCTGCAACCATTCACATAGACGCCTATCCTGATGAAACCTTCAAGGGAGTAGTGGAGTCAGTGCTTCCTGCCTCGTCTGCTACCTTTGCCCTTATTCCAAGGGACGTATCTGCCGGTGAATTTACAAAAGTAGCCCAGAGGATCCCAATTAGGATCAAGATCACAGAAGGGAAACTCCATCTTTTAAAAGTTGGACTCGGAGGCGAGGTGGAGATCAAGAGGCTATGA
- a CDS encoding LysE family transporter yields MDELISIPSIFVTSFILALSGALMPGPLLTVTIAESIKKGFWAGPLIITGHSLLELCLIILILLGLGPYLKIPMVMGTIAFIGGIMLLWMGYSMFKEASNLSLSFAEKKQEVSNPNGKNTLLLGIIFSISNPYWTLWWVTIGLGYLTSAIKFGSIGIISFFIGHIAADYTWYSIVSFGTSKGSALIGDHHYRTIIRCCAICLVLFGSWFVVSAYTHFKA; encoded by the coding sequence ATGGATGAACTCATAAGTATTCCAAGTATTTTTGTGACTAGCTTCATCCTCGCCCTAAGCGGTGCCCTTATGCCAGGCCCTCTTCTTACGGTAACTATTGCAGAATCCATTAAAAAGGGTTTTTGGGCAGGGCCACTCATTATTACTGGTCATAGCCTACTAGAACTCTGTCTAATAATACTTATTCTCCTGGGGCTTGGACCTTACCTCAAGATCCCTATGGTCATGGGTACCATTGCCTTCATTGGAGGAATAATGCTCCTTTGGATGGGCTATTCCATGTTCAAAGAGGCATCTAACCTCAGTCTTTCCTTTGCAGAGAAAAAACAAGAAGTTAGTAATCCAAACGGAAAAAACACCTTGCTACTTGGAATCATCTTCAGTATTTCCAATCCTTATTGGACGCTATGGTGGGTGACTATTGGCCTTGGATACTTAACCAGCGCCATCAAGTTCGGCTCTATTGGCATAATTTCGTTTTTTATTGGTCACATTGCTGCAGATTATACCTGGTATTCAATCGTAAGTTTTGGTACTAGCAAAGGTAGTGCCCTTATTGGGGACCACCACTACAGGACAATAATAAGATGTTGTGCCATTTGCCTTGTTTTATTTGGAAGCTGGTTTGTTGTGAGTGCGTATACTCATTTCAAGGCTTAA
- a CDS encoding TolC family protein: MKNLVFKTIIPCFFISLILTPPIAYGGQTSFTLESALATAIKNNPSLKALQQRINAQIQRKQAASLDKWAKLSTGYRYTWYKDEPFLRFKDFPGVSNIPFGKKREILWYFQVSQPIFTGFALSTRESMEALGIDVKRLEYETGLLSLEFEVKKAYFEILVSQGRLRVAQEEVDTLKAHLEDAKAMFHEGLIARNDLLRSEVALKSAMQRLEHARSELETKKAYLNILLNRPVDSSLEIEDNQNLPEISLSIDTLIESAIEHRPEIKALSLSLKQARLNVKLQKSRYYPKINLIGRYEQSGDDLLATRNDFRNSHNTLLLLEANWSLFEWGKTGHEVGEAKHKVLELEERLNQLKNQVSLEVKEAIEEIEVFKKNISTAKKALQLAKEDLRLTVLQYREQLVSSSEVLDARSFLTEAEQNLLSAIYGYRIAISKLERAVGTRLYYKSQGS; this comes from the coding sequence ATGAAAAATCTAGTGTTTAAGACAATAATTCCATGTTTTTTCATTTCACTAATACTCACTCCCCCTATAGCCTATGGGGGCCAAACATCGTTTACCCTTGAATCTGCACTGGCAACAGCCATTAAAAACAATCCTAGTCTCAAGGCATTGCAACAGAGAATTAATGCCCAGATCCAACGCAAGCAGGCGGCCTCTTTAGACAAATGGGCCAAACTCTCCACAGGGTATCGATATACCTGGTACAAAGACGAACCATTTCTTCGTTTTAAGGACTTCCCTGGAGTCTCAAATATTCCTTTTGGGAAAAAGAGAGAAATTCTGTGGTATTTCCAAGTGAGCCAACCCATTTTTACAGGTTTCGCCCTTTCAACAAGGGAGTCCATGGAGGCCCTTGGAATTGATGTCAAAAGACTTGAATATGAAACAGGCCTATTGAGTTTAGAATTTGAGGTAAAAAAGGCATATTTTGAAATACTTGTATCCCAGGGTAGGCTGAGGGTAGCACAAGAAGAGGTCGATACCTTAAAGGCACACCTTGAAGACGCAAAGGCCATGTTCCATGAAGGGCTCATTGCAAGAAATGATCTTCTTCGCTCAGAAGTAGCCCTTAAAAGTGCCATGCAAAGACTAGAACACGCAAGGAGTGAGCTAGAGACAAAAAAGGCATATCTAAACATCTTATTGAATAGACCAGTTGATTCCAGCTTGGAGATAGAAGACAACCAGAACCTTCCAGAAATCTCATTATCCATAGACACTCTTATTGAATCCGCAATAGAACACCGCCCAGAGATTAAAGCCCTATCCCTTTCATTGAAACAGGCAAGGTTAAACGTAAAACTTCAAAAGAGTAGATATTATCCAAAAATCAACTTGATAGGACGATATGAACAGTCTGGAGACGACCTTCTGGCAACCAGAAACGACTTTAGAAATTCCCACAATACCTTGTTATTGCTCGAAGCCAATTGGTCGCTATTTGAATGGGGTAAGACCGGTCACGAGGTTGGAGAGGCAAAACATAAGGTCCTAGAACTTGAAGAAAGACTCAATCAATTGAAAAACCAGGTCTCTCTCGAGGTAAAAGAGGCGATAGAAGAGATAGAGGTCTTTAAAAAAAATATATCTACTGCCAAAAAGGCGCTTCAATTGGCGAAAGAAGATCTTAGGTTGACTGTCCTTCAATATAGGGAACAACTTGTCTCATCTTCCGAGGTACTTGATGCCAGGAGTTTCCTAACAGAGGCAGAGCAAAATCTCCTTTCCGCCATTTATGGATACAGAATAGCTATCTCCAAACTGGAACGGGCGGTTGGTACTAGACTTTATTACAAATCACAGGGGTCATAG